In one window of Fusobacteria bacterium ZRK30 DNA:
- a CDS encoding PTS sugar transporter subunit IIA, with protein sequence MKLSSYLNPRCIYLNLEGDTKEDIIGQMIDNTAKNDKIFNESVDLIRKSVFAREAEVSTAMGSGIAIPHARVDGYDDILISIGIMKEPIECEMADMRNKDQVKIFFMITAETLKSKVILKIMSSITKIAVKDKVLLDKLKNAKTEAEVYDLLSHIDVKVENKITAEDVMDPTIKPVSPDDTLDNIARRLITEEKPGFPVVDDNRNFLGEMTERELISYGMPDYTSVMDDLDFFTIGEPFEEYLKNEKTATIDEIYRKKTIVVDRKTPIMEICLLMVNKGFTRIYVVEKGKYYGTILRSHIIKKVLHI encoded by the coding sequence ATGAAATTATCAAGTTATCTGAATCCTAGGTGTATCTACTTAAATTTAGAGGGAGATACCAAGGAAGATATTATCGGTCAAATGATCGACAACACTGCTAAAAATGACAAAATATTCAATGAATCTGTAGATCTCATAAGAAAATCTGTTTTTGCCAGAGAGGCCGAGGTCTCTACTGCAATGGGGAGCGGAATAGCTATTCCTCATGCCAGAGTGGATGGATATGATGATATCCTTATCTCTATAGGTATAATGAAAGAACCTATTGAATGTGAGATGGCAGATATGAGAAATAAAGATCAGGTAAAGATCTTCTTTATGATCACAGCCGAAACTCTAAAGAGTAAAGTTATCTTAAAGATCATGTCTTCTATCACCAAGATAGCTGTTAAAGATAAGGTCCTCTTAGACAAATTGAAAAACGCCAAGACAGAAGCTGAGGTATATGATCTTTTAAGTCATATCGATGTAAAGGTGGAAAATAAGATCACTGCTGAAGATGTTATGGATCCTACAATAAAACCAGTGAGTCCGGACGATACCTTAGATAATATAGCAAGAAGGCTTATCACAGAGGAGAAACCGGGATTTCCTGTAGTAGATGACAATAGAAATTTCTTGGGGGAGATGACTGAAAGGGAGTTAATTTCCTATGGTATGCCCGACTATACATCGGTAATGGATGACTTAGATTTCTTCACCATAGGGGAACCCTTCGAGGAATATTTAAAAAATGAAAAAACAGCCACAATCGATGAAATTTACAGAAAAAAAACAATAGTTGTAGACAGAAAAACTCCTATAATGGAAATATGCCTGCTCATGGTAAATAAAGGCTTTACCAGAATATATGTGGTTGAAAAGGGAAAATATTACGGAACAATTTTAAGATCACATATAATCAAAAAAGTTTTACATATATAA
- a CDS encoding IS110 family transposase: MIFVGIDVAKNKHDCYIFDSSKEIVETKFSFLNSFEGFTTFKNVLSSYSDDFSNIKVGIESTGHYGNNIINFIRKNSLELKIFNPLAVNLYRKAMTLRKTKTDKIDAQIIAQMLFSDDSNSYLPIDYNINELKSLARHRYRLVNHRGKLKISVTRILDLAFPELSNVVWSIHQKSSYALLLEFPTVKDLSKGHLTKVTNILSKNSHGRYGKEKAKEIKILATNSIGTSEWSIGFELQQSIRLIQNIQYEIDLLDKKIKEAVIATKTPLLTIPGISYVLASIILSEIGNVKNFSNSGKLLAFAGLDPSTHQSGNYTATMARMVKRGSKYLRWALLQAARTVSIRVPVFKEYLYLKKSQGKHYLVAMSHTAKKLLRVIFHLLKTGEKFICS, from the coding sequence ATGATTTTTGTTGGTATCGATGTTGCTAAAAATAAACATGATTGCTATATTTTTGACTCTTCAAAAGAAATAGTTGAAACAAAATTTTCTTTTCTAAATTCTTTTGAAGGGTTTACAACTTTTAAAAATGTTTTATCTTCATATTCTGATGATTTTTCCAATATAAAAGTAGGAATAGAATCAACTGGGCATTATGGCAATAATATTATCAATTTCATTCGCAAAAACAGTCTGGAGTTAAAAATATTTAACCCGCTTGCTGTAAACCTTTATCGTAAAGCTATGACACTTCGAAAGACTAAAACCGATAAAATTGACGCTCAAATTATAGCTCAAATGCTTTTCAGCGATGATTCTAATTCCTACCTACCTATAGATTACAACATAAATGAGTTAAAATCACTAGCAAGACATAGATATAGGTTGGTAAATCATCGCGGGAAGTTAAAAATATCTGTAACAAGGATATTAGATCTTGCTTTCCCTGAGCTAAGTAATGTAGTTTGGTCAATACATCAAAAATCTTCTTATGCTTTATTATTAGAATTTCCTACAGTAAAAGATCTTTCAAAAGGTCATTTAACAAAGGTAACAAATATCTTATCTAAAAATTCTCATGGGCGCTATGGTAAAGAAAAAGCTAAAGAAATTAAAATCCTTGCAACTAATTCTATCGGTACAAGCGAATGGTCAATTGGTTTTGAATTACAACAAAGCATAAGGCTAATCCAAAACATCCAATATGAAATAGATCTTTTAGATAAAAAAATAAAAGAAGCTGTCATAGCAACTAAAACACCATTATTAACAATTCCAGGAATATCCTATGTTTTAGCTAGCATTATTCTATCTGAAATTGGAAATGTTAAAAACTTTTCAAATTCTGGAAAATTATTAGCTTTCGCGGGATTAGACCCTTCAACTCATCAATCAGGCAATTATACTGCAACTATGGCTAGAATGGTTAAAAGAGGCTCTAAATATCTTCGTTGGGCACTATTACAAGCAGCTAGGACAGTTAGTATAAGAGTTCCTGTTTTTAAAGAATACTTATATTTAAAAAAATCTCAAGGAAAACATTACTTAGTAGCCATGAGTCATACAGCTAAAAAATTATTAAGAGTGATATTTCATTTATTAAAAACAGGCGAAAAGTTCATCTGTAGTTAA
- a CDS encoding MFS transporter, whose amino-acid sequence MERKSNFKKWFTFIVLIIGGGSIYKLSSLKDAFYIPMQEHFGLTHGQIGNALSIYSTVATFGFLFAIYFADKFSKKIALPASLIATGILGIYLSTFPGYHGILLVWALFGITCDMMYWPILLKSVKSLGTDKEQGRLFGFLEAGRGVVDTIIAFTALAIFAWLGKGAFGLRGAILFFSGATIVIGIISYFCLEHDAPVEKKESGLKGEFQGVIKAVKCKEIWVVSFTIFSVYAVYCGLTYFIPFLKDIYGLPVTLIGAYGIINQYGLKMIGGPIGGFLADKKFKSPSKYLRFSFLLSIAAMIIFILLPHKSMNVYLGMVFTLGFGTIIFSQRAIFFAPMGEINISEDISGSAMAIGSFIGYAPAMFTYSIYGSILDKFPGFTGYRIVFLMMAGFALLGFIVSSYLVKLINKNSKTAKETATISN is encoded by the coding sequence ATGGAAAGAAAGAGTAATTTTAAAAAATGGTTCACTTTTATTGTTTTAATTATAGGGGGAGGGTCGATCTATAAATTGTCATCCCTTAAAGATGCATTTTATATCCCAATGCAAGAACATTTTGGTCTCACACACGGACAAATAGGAAATGCCTTATCAATTTATTCTACTGTAGCTACTTTTGGTTTTTTATTTGCAATCTATTTCGCAGATAAATTTTCAAAGAAAATAGCCCTGCCTGCATCACTTATTGCAACTGGAATTTTAGGAATATATCTGTCAACTTTTCCGGGATACCATGGTATTTTATTAGTTTGGGCATTATTCGGGATCACATGTGATATGATGTACTGGCCTATACTTCTAAAATCAGTAAAATCCTTGGGAACAGATAAAGAGCAGGGAAGATTATTTGGATTTTTAGAAGCAGGAAGAGGTGTAGTAGATACAATCATCGCTTTTACAGCACTGGCAATATTTGCATGGCTTGGAAAAGGAGCTTTTGGTTTGAGAGGGGCTATACTATTCTTCTCAGGAGCTACTATAGTAATAGGAATTATTTCTTACTTCTGTCTTGAACATGATGCACCGGTAGAGAAGAAAGAGAGTGGACTAAAGGGAGAGTTCCAAGGAGTTATAAAGGCTGTTAAATGTAAGGAAATTTGGGTTGTATCATTTACAATATTTTCTGTTTATGCGGTATATTGTGGACTTACATACTTCATTCCATTTTTAAAAGATATATATGGATTACCTGTAACACTAATAGGAGCTTATGGTATAATAAATCAATATGGATTAAAGATGATCGGAGGTCCAATCGGTGGATTCTTAGCAGACAAGAAGTTTAAATCTCCAAGTAAGTATTTAAGATTCTCGTTCCTTCTTTCAATAGCAGCTATGATCATATTTATCTTGCTGCCGCATAAATCTATGAATGTATATTTAGGAATGGTATTCACACTTGGTTTTGGAACTATTATATTTTCACAAAGAGCTATTTTCTTTGCTCCCATGGGAGAGATCAATATATCTGAGGATATTTCAGGATCAGCAATGGCTATCGGAAGTTTTATAGGATACGCTCCTGCAATGTTTACATACTCTATCTATGGAAGTATCTTAGACAAATTTCCTGGCTTTACAGGATATAGAATAGTATTTTTAATGATGGCAGGTTTTGCTCTCTTAGGATTTATCGTAAGTAGCTATTTGGTAAAATTAATTAATAAAAATTCAAAAACAGCAAAAGAAACAGCAACTATATCAAATTAG
- a CDS encoding DeoR/GlpR family DNA-binding transcription regulator, with amino-acid sequence MLAEERKEKIIQMLEKNGNIKVSDLTRLFNVSLQTIRRDLEVLESEGLIKKVYGGAILKKNKIQDVTHSAREKKSLAEKDEIAEITLKLIEEGDSIAFNDSTTNLAIARKIKEKFKHLTIISNSLLIVSELSNVEGFNVILAGGILNAKEQAFFGEITERILDEFIIDKAFISVSGFSLQTGVTDYPLEEVQLQKKLLKISQKSIIIADSSKLESTSLIKVRDAIDVDLLVTDSNIDSEIKSRYEKAGISVINQ; translated from the coding sequence TTGTTAGCTGAAGAACGTAAAGAAAAAATAATCCAGATGCTCGAAAAAAACGGGAATATAAAGGTCTCAGATCTGACCAGACTTTTTAATGTTTCCTTACAGACAATCAGGAGAGACTTGGAGGTTTTGGAATCAGAGGGCCTCATAAAAAAAGTTTATGGAGGAGCTATCCTGAAAAAAAATAAGATTCAGGATGTCACTCACTCTGCTAGAGAAAAAAAATCATTGGCAGAAAAAGATGAGATTGCAGAAATAACTTTAAAACTTATAGAGGAAGGAGATTCTATAGCATTTAATGACAGTACCACTAACCTTGCCATAGCAAGAAAAATAAAGGAAAAATTTAAACACCTGACTATTATCTCAAATTCCTTGCTTATTGTAAGTGAACTTTCAAATGTAGAAGGATTTAATGTTATCCTTGCGGGAGGAATCTTAAATGCAAAAGAACAGGCATTTTTTGGAGAGATAACTGAAAGAATTCTGGATGAATTTATAATAGATAAGGCTTTTATAAGTGTCAGTGGTTTTTCATTGCAAACTGGGGTTACAGATTATCCCTTGGAAGAGGTTCAACTCCAAAAAAAACTTCTGAAAATAAGTCAAAAGAGTATTATTATTGCTGACAGCAGTAAGTTGGAATCTACATCTCTTATCAAAGTAAGGGATGCTATAGATGTAGACCTTTTGGTCACCGACTCAAATATTGATTCTGAGATTAAGAGTCGTTATGAGAAGGCAGGAATCTCTGTAATCAATCAATAG
- a CDS encoding sodium:alanine symporter family protein produces the protein MNSLEIYFKNLSNIIWGNWLIITLVLVGLFFTITLRFLQLRHFHTAIKETIIDPLIKKKKIEGEGSISPFQALTTALGSCVGNGNIIGVATAIVGGGPGALFWMWLAGFLGMATKYAEIVLGVHFRGKGETGSYTGGPMYYISKGLNLPFLGFIYAALLFLQNSGGTLIQSNAVREVIVNLFNLKPIAASILLVIPVFLIINGGIKRLGSVTEKLIPFMTAFYLLGGLIIIAVNIDQLIPAIKLIISSAFNPQSGAAGVAGYSMKRAMRYGVARGLYSNEAGEGTAAVIHSTAITDHPARQGMFGIIEVLVDTILICSVTGLVIVISGVNSLDISPAMMMSTAFSEIHWSFKYVIGISMILFGFSSVLAQWYFGNATLNYLVGEKSRSFCKYLFLLLVFLGPFLSLDLVWYIQDVFLGLLIIPNLIGIVLLSPLVKSLTLDFLGKEDRNKEVYRSE, from the coding sequence ATGAATTCTTTAGAAATTTATTTTAAAAATCTATCCAACATAATATGGGGGAACTGGCTTATTATTACCCTGGTTTTAGTGGGATTATTTTTTACTATAACTCTGAGATTTCTTCAATTGAGACATTTTCATACAGCTATCAAGGAAACTATAATAGATCCCTTGATTAAGAAAAAGAAGATTGAGGGGGAGGGAAGTATATCTCCTTTTCAAGCACTAACAACAGCCCTTGGGAGCTGCGTAGGAAACGGAAATATTATAGGTGTAGCTACAGCAATAGTAGGAGGAGGTCCGGGAGCACTATTCTGGATGTGGCTTGCTGGATTTTTAGGTATGGCAACTAAATACGCTGAAATTGTATTGGGAGTACATTTTAGAGGAAAAGGAGAAACAGGATCTTATACAGGAGGACCCATGTACTATATCTCCAAGGGGTTAAACCTGCCCTTTCTTGGATTTATCTATGCGGCACTTTTATTTCTTCAAAATTCTGGAGGAACCCTCATACAATCCAATGCAGTCAGGGAAGTTATAGTGAATCTATTTAATTTAAAACCAATAGCGGCCTCTATACTGCTGGTTATTCCGGTTTTTTTAATTATAAATGGAGGGATAAAAAGGCTGGGAAGTGTGACGGAAAAGCTCATACCCTTTATGACTGCATTTTACCTTTTGGGAGGTCTTATAATTATAGCGGTAAATATAGACCAATTAATACCAGCTATAAAACTTATAATTTCTTCTGCTTTTAATCCTCAATCAGGAGCAGCAGGAGTAGCAGGATATTCTATGAAAAGAGCAATGAGGTATGGAGTAGCCAGAGGACTTTATTCAAATGAGGCGGGAGAGGGGACCGCTGCAGTAATTCATTCTACAGCTATTACAGATCATCCTGCCAGACAGGGAATGTTTGGGATCATAGAAGTTTTAGTGGACACCATCCTAATCTGTTCTGTGACTGGTCTGGTTATAGTTATATCTGGGGTAAATAGTTTAGATATATCTCCTGCTATGATGATGAGTACAGCTTTTTCAGAGATCCACTGGTCTTTTAAATATGTAATAGGAATAAGTATGATTCTTTTTGGATTCTCATCTGTACTTGCACAGTGGTATTTTGGAAATGCTACACTAAATTATCTTGTAGGGGAAAAAAGTCGGTCTTTCTGTAAATATTTATTTCTTTTATTAGTTTTTTTAGGTCCGTTTTTATCTTTGGATTTAGTCTGGTATATACAGGATGTTTTTCTGGGATTACTTATTATACCGAACCTTATTGGTATAGTTTTACTGAGTCCTCTGGTAAAGAGTTTAACATTGGATTTTTTAGGAAAAGAAGATAGGAATAAAGAAGTATATAGATCTGAATAA
- a CDS encoding sugar phosphate isomerase/epimerase, with the protein MKIGIETESFHLYFQYGKMDVFDFIRKAAEMGFEGVELNMIPGWGIDSELGQLGDDNKEHLDKVRAEIDKYNLYAEIDCNGTSHEELSKAVRVAHHIGADVIRTYIKFDEFDAAAYEQTTQDLKDIVPVLEKYRIQVGLENHEYETADELIKIVKEVNSHWVGLHYDFGNAMMAWEDPIEAAEKMAPYTYTTHFKDHIIVKDEDAKYDYLVCGVPAGTGNIDLDKAFKIMVEKSPLKRINMEMCFPYCTDFKREPGAGGIYKVGEGAFKLGEAPYDRNLIKPLDYYFPHKVVDDAVIEKMMADQFEGAKKSAEYLKSLRDKYCR; encoded by the coding sequence ATGAAAATTGGTATTGAAACAGAAAGTTTTCACCTGTATTTCCAATATGGAAAGATGGATGTATTTGATTTTATAAGAAAGGCAGCAGAGATGGGATTTGAAGGTGTAGAACTTAACATGATTCCAGGCTGGGGAATAGATTCTGAGTTAGGTCAATTAGGAGACGACAATAAAGAGCATTTAGACAAGGTAAGAGCCGAGATCGATAAGTATAACCTTTATGCTGAGATCGACTGTAATGGAACTAGTCATGAAGAACTTAGTAAGGCTGTAAGAGTAGCTCATCATATCGGAGCAGACGTTATCAGGACTTATATCAAATTTGATGAGTTTGATGCTGCTGCATATGAGCAAACTACTCAAGATTTAAAGGATATAGTACCAGTTTTAGAAAAGTACAGAATACAAGTAGGTCTTGAAAATCATGAGTATGAAACTGCTGATGAGCTTATTAAGATCGTAAAAGAAGTAAACTCTCACTGGGTAGGACTTCACTATGACTTCGGTAATGCTATGATGGCATGGGAAGATCCTATTGAGGCTGCTGAAAAGATGGCTCCTTATACATATACTACTCATTTTAAGGATCATATAATCGTAAAGGATGAAGATGCTAAATATGATTATTTAGTTTGTGGTGTTCCGGCAGGAACAGGAAATATCGACTTAGATAAGGCATTTAAAATAATGGTAGAAAAATCTCCATTAAAAAGAATCAATATGGAGATGTGTTTCCCATATTGTACAGACTTTAAAAGAGAGCCTGGAGCAGGTGGAATTTATAAAGTTGGAGAGGGAGCATTTAAATTAGGAGAGGCACCATATGATAGAAACCTTATCAAACCATTGGACTACTATTTCCCACACAAAGTTGTAGATGATGCAGTTATCGAAAAAATGATGGCTGATCAGTTTGAAGGAGCAAAAAAGAGTGCGGAATATTTAAAATCTCTTAGAGATAAATATTGCAGATAA
- a CDS encoding YitT family protein, whose translation MKNNNNLKSYFFVYVGCIIQAFSVNVILKPNNLTVGGFTGLSLALENIIGVRYSLIYYLLCLITLILAFKFLGKKAGLKIILLSLTYPLILMVFDFFNLFTIILEDKLLVCIYYGVLTGIGSGLVLREGFSQGSSDTLARITNTLLLPHISIAKILFVIDVTVLIICGSVFGLNSILYALVMQAIYMKTLDSVLMGMRAQLVKVIIITSRTEEVKIYIKEVLHRGVSVGNNSNDSNSLQLKLISICSTKEAYAIKEYVARMDKDAFINMAPVISVWGKGDGFEPLKQ comes from the coding sequence ATGAAAAATAATAATAATTTAAAGAGTTATTTTTTTGTCTATGTAGGTTGTATTATCCAGGCTTTTTCAGTAAATGTGATTCTGAAACCTAATAATCTTACTGTAGGAGGATTTACCGGTCTTTCATTGGCATTAGAAAATATTATAGGGGTTAGATATAGTTTGATCTATTATCTTTTATGTCTTATTACCCTTATCTTAGCGTTTAAATTTTTAGGTAAAAAAGCAGGATTAAAGATAATCTTACTATCCCTTACATACCCTTTAATTTTGATGGTTTTTGATTTCTTTAATCTTTTCACCATTATATTAGAAGATAAACTGCTGGTTTGTATCTATTATGGAGTCTTAACAGGAATAGGATCCGGTCTGGTCTTAAGGGAGGGATTTTCCCAGGGCAGCTCAGATACCCTGGCCAGGATAACCAACACATTACTGCTGCCCCATATAAGTATAGCAAAGATTCTTTTTGTTATAGATGTAACGGTTCTTATAATCTGCGGAAGCGTCTTTGGTCTAAACTCTATCCTCTATGCCTTGGTTATGCAGGCTATCTATATGAAAACCTTAGATTCTGTTCTCATGGGAATGAGGGCACAATTGGTAAAAGTTATAATAATAACGTCTAGAACCGAGGAAGTAAAAATATATATTAAAGAAGTTTTACACCGTGGTGTGAGTGTCGGGAATAACTCCAATGACTCGAATTCTCTCCAGCTTAAATTAATATCTATATGTTCTACAAAGGAAGCTTATGCCATCAAAGAATATGTAGCTAGAATGGACAAGGACGCCTTTATTAATATGGCTCCAGTTATTTCAGTATGGGGAAAAGGGGATGGCTTCGAACCACTTAAACAATAG
- a CDS encoding glutathione ABC transporter substrate-binding protein — protein MKKILFCLIGLFILVGCGNKSESDISTLIVAQGADPKTLDPEVYNDVPSLAVAKQIYSTLVTTNEYNEIIPSLAESWEQITETEWVFYLRKGIKFHNGAEMTAEDVKFSLERMLKMPSSKMMIAAVNEVKVVDKYTVKVFMNNSFSPFLFNLTHPLCSILNKEYTLELGKDFGQNPIGTGPFKFVNWSKGDFITLAGFKDYFEGAPSIEKVIFRSIPENTNRVIGLETGEIDIAYGIAPVDMTTVENNKNLKLIVTPSLSTEYIGINVEKEPFTDKRVREAIGYAINKNDIVDVTLYGKGIVADTFVSPNVYGSNQDIHNYNFNPKKAKQLLKEAGIAPGTKINIWVNENPLRTQSAQIIQSNLKEIGIDASIDILEWGTYIQKTGNGEHQLMIIGWNAGTGDADNALYPLFHSASKGGAGNRSFYANKKVDNLIETSRIKTGDERKNLLMKAQTIIMEDAPIIPLFYKNNIVGIDKNIKNFVVKGSGHHILKDIKKLKN, from the coding sequence ATGAAAAAAATTTTATTTTGTTTAATTGGTTTATTTATACTTGTAGGGTGTGGTAATAAAAGTGAATCCGACATTTCTACTTTAATAGTTGCACAAGGTGCTGACCCCAAAACTTTAGATCCTGAAGTTTATAACGATGTCCCTTCCCTTGCAGTCGCAAAACAGATTTATTCTACACTGGTTACTACAAATGAATACAACGAAATTATTCCTTCCCTTGCTGAATCTTGGGAACAAATTACAGAAACTGAATGGGTATTTTATCTGCGTAAGGGTATAAAATTCCATAATGGAGCAGAGATGACTGCTGAAGATGTTAAATTCAGCTTAGAAAGAATGTTAAAAATGCCCTCTAGTAAGATGATGATAGCAGCAGTCAATGAGGTAAAGGTCGTAGATAAGTACACTGTAAAAGTTTTTATGAATAATAGTTTTTCTCCTTTTTTATTTAATTTAACTCATCCTCTGTGTTCCATCCTAAATAAAGAATATACCTTAGAATTAGGTAAAGACTTTGGTCAAAATCCTATAGGAACTGGTCCATTTAAATTTGTAAATTGGAGTAAGGGTGATTTTATTACTCTTGCTGGATTCAAAGATTATTTTGAAGGAGCTCCTTCTATAGAGAAAGTTATTTTCAGGTCTATTCCAGAAAATACTAATAGAGTTATTGGTTTAGAAACAGGAGAAATAGATATTGCATATGGGATAGCTCCTGTGGATATGACTACCGTTGAAAATAATAAAAATCTAAAATTGATAGTTACTCCAAGTTTATCTACTGAATACATTGGAATAAACGTTGAAAAAGAACCATTTACAGATAAAAGAGTTAGAGAAGCCATAGGCTATGCCATCAATAAAAATGATATTGTCGATGTAACCCTCTATGGTAAAGGAATAGTCGCAGATACCTTTGTCAGCCCCAATGTATATGGGAGTAATCAAGATATTCACAACTATAATTTTAACCCTAAAAAAGCAAAACAACTTCTTAAAGAAGCGGGAATAGCTCCAGGTACTAAGATTAATATTTGGGTGAATGAAAATCCACTTAGAACTCAATCGGCTCAAATCATTCAATCAAACCTAAAAGAAATTGGAATTGATGCCAGTATAGATATTCTCGAATGGGGAACATATATTCAAAAAACTGGAAACGGAGAACACCAATTAATGATCATTGGATGGAATGCAGGTACAGGAGATGCAGACAATGCTCTTTACCCTTTATTTCATTCGGCATCTAAGGGAGGAGCAGGTAACAGGTCTTTTTATGCAAATAAAAAAGTCGACAACCTTATAGAAACCTCTAGAATAAAAACAGGAGATGAAAGAAAAAACCTTCTCATGAAAGCTCAAACTATCATTATGGAAGATGCTCCTATAATACCTCTTTTTTATAAAAATAATATTGTAGGAATCGATAAAAACATAAAAAACTTTGTGGTTAAAGGCAGCGGACACCACATCTTAAAAGATATAAAAAAATTAAAAAATTAA
- a CDS encoding ArsB/NhaD family transporter, which produces MQLAIGLIIFIATFYLIITEKVPGPIATLLGGLSMALVGIINEHEALHAIGSRLEIILLLVGMMIIVHFISETGVFQYLAVKVAQLVKGEPFPLLVLLAVITAVCSAFLDNVTTILLMAPVSILLANQLKVDPFVYIMTLIMSANIGGLATLIGDPTQLIIGAEGKLGFNDFLINTAPVAIISLVVLLITVYFMYGRKMIVSRDLKARVMELDASRSLKDMKLLQESATIFALVIFGFLMNNFIDKGLAIMALTGAVVLILITKREPIEVFKHVEWDTLFFFMGLFMLIQGIEATGIVDLVGDKVLELADGHLHYAAAMVLWVSAAFTSVIGNVANAAMVSKIIHFMLPTFSGGNTMSLWWALSMGSLLGGNITILASATNVVAINSANKAGCKISFGKFMKFGIVIAVQTLIIANIYLFVKYF; this is translated from the coding sequence ATGCAGTTAGCAATAGGTTTAATTATATTTATAGCAACATTTTATTTAATAATAACAGAGAAAGTTCCAGGTCCCATAGCCACTCTTTTAGGTGGTCTTTCCATGGCACTTGTAGGAATTATAAATGAGCATGAAGCACTCCATGCTATTGGTTCAAGATTGGAGATCATCCTCCTGCTGGTAGGGATGATGATAATAGTTCATTTCATCTCAGAGACAGGGGTATTTCAATATTTAGCAGTAAAGGTAGCGCAACTAGTTAAGGGGGAACCTTTCCCATTACTTGTGCTCCTTGCAGTAATTACAGCTGTATGTTCAGCATTTTTGGATAATGTAACTACTATCTTACTCATGGCACCGGTATCTATCTTACTGGCAAACCAACTAAAGGTAGACCCCTTTGTATATATTATGACCCTTATAATGTCAGCCAATATAGGTGGATTAGCTACATTGATCGGTGACCCTACCCAGCTTATCATAGGAGCAGAGGGTAAACTTGGTTTCAATGATTTCCTGATTAATACAGCTCCGGTAGCTATCATTTCACTGGTTGTGCTTCTTATCACAGTTTATTTTATGTATGGTAGAAAGATGATAGTCTCTAGGGACTTAAAAGCCAGAGTAATGGAACTCGATGCCTCTAGATCCCTAAAGGACATGAAATTACTCCAGGAATCTGCTACTATATTCGCTCTGGTAATCTTTGGATTTTTGATGAATAACTTCATCGACAAGGGATTAGCGATCATGGCTCTTACTGGTGCAGTAGTATTGATCCTGATAACCAAAAGGGAACCTATAGAAGTTTTTAAACATGTAGAATGGGATACACTATTTTTCTTTATGGGATTATTCATGTTGATACAGGGGATAGAAGCTACAGGAATTGTAGATCTTGTAGGAGATAAAGTTTTAGAGTTAGCTGATGGTCACCTGCACTATGCAGCAGCTATGGTGCTTTGGGTTTCCGCCGCTTTTACATCTGTTATAGGGAATGTAGCCAATGCAGCTATGGTTTCTAAGATCATCCATTTTATGCTCCCTACTTTTTCAGGGGGAAATACTATGTCTCTTTGGTGGGCACTGTCTATGGGATCACTCTTAGGAGGAAATATCACCATCTTAGCATCGGCAACCAATGTCGTAGCTATAAATTCAGCCAATAAGGCAGGATGTAAGATAAGCTTCGGTAAATTTATGAAGTTCGGTATAGTCATAGCTGTTCAGACCTTAATCATAGCAAATATCTATCTATTCGTTAAATATTTCTAA